A window of Bos taurus isolate L1 Dominette 01449 registration number 42190680 breed Hereford chromosome 19, ARS-UCD2.0, whole genome shotgun sequence contains these coding sequences:
- the TEFM gene encoding transcription elongation factor, mitochondrial, translating to MTVPSLLLAGGRWRCFPLPLASSLFQALHNSCCRKESTAPKKIIPHIDFSDETAKESGKTLDKLFSSEQQASILHVLNTASNKELEAFKLLRGKKSFNIVEHRKKFGPFQNLESLMNVPLFQYKITIQVCNSILNPETGGKKKKLQESRLLRKLIKPEIGRERVKAVNSIVSIVSGTRRIAWAHLDRKLAVLDWQQTEYCQLMKGSYLSSVYLEEISSIISKMPKADFYVLEKAGPSFQNPSLFPVLLHFHMTEAMLYALLNTTFAQDGHHQVLSMNRNAVGKHFELMIGDTRTSGKEVVKQLLSESVLKDEPRVFFPPEKIVRYRQMFSSTEHNRVEELYDSLLQAIAFYELAVFNTES from the exons ATGACCGTCCCTAGTCTCCTCTTGGCTGGAG ggAGATGGAGATGTTTTCCACTTCCATTAGCGTCATCCTTATTCCAGGCCCTACATAATTCCTGCTGTCGGAAAGAATCCACTGCACCAAAGAAAATCATTCCCCATATTGATTTTTCTGATGAGACTGCAAAGGAGTCTGGAAAGACACTTGACAAGCTCTTTTCTTCAGAACAGCAGGCTTCCATCTTGCATGTGTTGAATACAGCATCTAATAAAGAACTTGAAGCTTTCAAATTGCTTCGTGGAAAAAAGTCCTTCAATATTGTAGAACACAGAAAAAAGTTTGGACCATTTCAGAATTTGGAGAGTTTAATGAATGTGCCCTTGTTCCAGTATAAAATCACCATTCAAGTTTGTAACTCCATTCTTAATCCAGagactggagggaaaaaaaagaagttacaggAAAGTCGGCTCTTGAGAAAGCTCATCAAACCAGAAATAGGAAGAGAGAGAGTTAAG GCAGTTAATAGTATTGTATCCATTGTTTCTGGTACTCGAAGAATTGCCTGGGCTCACCTTGATCGTAAATTGGCAGTGCTGGATTGGCAGCAAACCGAATATTGCCAATTGATGAAAGGATCATACCTATCATCTGTCTATTTAGAAGAG ATTTCTTCAATCATTTCAAAGATGCCTAAAGCTGACTTCTATGTTCTGGAAAAAGCAGGACCTTCATTTCAGAACCCGTCTCTGTTTCCTGTGCTGTTACATTTTCATATGACAGAAGCCATGCTGTACGCCTTACTGAATACAACGTTTGCCCAGGATGGTCATCATCAGGTGCTGAGCATGAATCGAAATGCAGTGGGGAAGCATTTTGAGCTGATGATTGGGGACACACGGACTAGTGGAAAAGAGGTGGTGAAGCAGCTCCTCTCAGAGTCTGTACTGAAAGATGAGCCTCGGGTATTCTTCCCACCAGAGAAGATAGTCCGCTACAGACAGATGTTTTCATCTACTGAACACAACAGAGTGGAGGAGTTATATGATTCATTATTACAAGCTATTGCCTTCTATGAACTGGCTGTTTTTAATACTGAATCTTAA